Proteins from a genomic interval of Micropterus dolomieu isolate WLL.071019.BEF.003 ecotype Adirondacks linkage group LG16, ASM2129224v1, whole genome shotgun sequence:
- the btg1 gene encoding protein BTG1, whose product MHTLCARGTMKPEINAAVGFLTRFLRVKGHVNDRQVQTFSQSLQDILSEQYKHHWFPDRPCKGSGYRCIRINHKMDPLVWQAGQRIGMTIQQLYLVLPSELTLWVDPFEVSYRIGEDGSICVLYESQPCPPGLPATATTGSPSGNSGPMGSMVDSHISCKEELMVLGRTSPSKAYNMMTVSS is encoded by the exons ATGCATACCCTTTGTGCCCGGGGAACGATGAAACCAGAGATCAACGCCGCCGTCGGATTTCTGACGAGATTTCTGAGGGTAAAAGGACACGTAAACGATCGACAGGTCCAAACGTTCAGCCAAAGCTTACAGGACATTTTGTCAG AGCAATATAAGCACCACTGGTTCCCAGACAGGCCCTGCAAGGGTTCGGGGTACCGCTGCATTCGTATAAACCACAAGATGGACCCACTGGTGTGGCAGGCGGGCCAGCGCATCGGCATGACCATCCAGCAACTCTACCTGGTGCTGCCCAGTGAGCTCACTCTGTGGGTGGACCCCTTCGAGGTCTCCTACCGTATTGGCGAGGATGGCTCCATCTGCGTCCTGTACGAGTCACAGCCCTGTCCCCCAGGATTGCCGGCAACAGCCACCACCGGCTCCCCCTCAGGAAACAGCGGGCCGATGGGCTCCATGGTGGACAGTCACATCAGCTGCAAGGAGGAACTGATGGTGCTGGGCAGAACCAGTCCCTCCAAAGCCTACAATATGATGACTGTGTCCAGTTAA